The Xenopus laevis strain J_2021 chromosome 4L, Xenopus_laevis_v10.1, whole genome shotgun sequence genomic sequence ACACAAAAGCTATGATCTGATAAGAAATTACAGGTTTGTTTCTAAAAGTGCAATACTGAATGGTTGCTGGTATAAAAAAAATCGACTAAACtgtattgaatgttttttttcttcttatagtTGCTTGCACGTTCAGTTATTTGTGTGTTCCTTCAACTTAACCTATAataaacaacacacacacacatgttgtGAGTCTCTCTCCAAATTGAAAGCATAAGGAATTCTGAGAAGTGATTAATGCATTTTTTCCTTGTATAGATTATTGGCTATTTGTGCAAACTATGAACTCTTTATGGTAGGGAAAAATTTGGTTTGAGGAATCACactaataaacaattaaaatctCAAAGACtataggaaaaaaacagaacGTTTGTGAAAAACTGATCATTCACTGCAATTTGCATGTttatagcactttatatttatacttgttAGTTATAAGGTATAACTTGTAAAAATCTGTTTCTCATGCGACTTTTCACCTACACAGATACTTTCAGAGATATCACAAATGGGCAAACTAATCCTTTAGTTAAAGCACATAATCTGTGATAGTGCTGAATGATCACAGACGTCTGGTcagtttaatatgtattttttaaaaagtaagggTGAGCTTACCGATTGGTGGTCTGATTACACATATAGTCATGGCTATATttgaatatacatgtatataaaggGGTTGGATCATGTTTTTCATACACAATTGATGCATAAAGGTAACACACCTGATTAAAGGGCtttcttcataaaaaaaactattttttaaacaatgaaaaaatatataattctaagcagctttcaaaTATATGTCCAAATAATCAATTCAGACGGCACTCCGGATGGATATGAGGAGGTTTATTGCaacaaaaggtggccatagacgcaaagattcgctcgtttggcgacatcaccaaacgagcggatctttccccgatatgccattaacgagcatggctatatcgggggtaatatgattgttcggccgtatgtccgaacaatccgattacgatgtgcaatggatTACGGCGGGAtaggtcgggtcaaaatcaaacctgaccaaacgactgatctccgccggacgaaagctgtcggcactctccacacacgatccgaataTCGTactaatcctcgattcgtacgataggatctgtgtgtctatggccagctttattaagGTAACAGcatcgccttacgcgttttgggaagacattcccttaatcataggcaactaTGGTTTTTTAGGTTTACAATTATTTGTTAATataactgctattgaaagcactTTTTGTTGACCTTTTTCTGTGTtccaaacagtggtgtaactaaagaggGGATTGTGCTTGGGCCCCCACCTAGTGAAAATCATGGGTGACCCACAGTGCAAAATGTGCATGGGAAATTACTGGTCACCTGTGGACCCCCCATGGCTGTGTAGTTTCGCCACTGTTTCGAAATGTAACAGAAGTCGGGTCTACTCTAGGTCTTTTAACAaactggcttgcaacattgtttcaggagtcagaaccagaagtcaGAGAATGTAAACATTTCAGATGGATATTCAATAGCAATTATGTTTTCAAATAACTGATACCACTGAAAATGTGTTATTAATGTGTAttaggaagttgcttagaattcactttttttttcattgctcaaaacattttttgttggaGATCCCAAATGTACTTTAACATTCTTTTTACCtacttttcattacatttttcaatCAAGCAAGCTAGCAGAAATTGCAGACTCCTTGTTTTCATTAACTGATAAAGATcattacaaaacatttaaaaaaagtaaatacaaaatgtatactgtatgtgtaaggGGAGCACTGTACTTGTAGACAGAATttcttttgatttgattttttattatggtTGTGATTCCATGTAACGAAAGCTGTTCATAAAAAGTAAGGCATTCCAATTGCAATGGGAAACCTTAATCTCTAAGTTTGAGCTTTCCAAATACTGAAAATGTTCTGAATTCTATGGATTTGCAGTTTTCCATTTGTATATATTACATCTGAAACATCAAAGCTCATCTGCCACTTTTAGAGTTTGGGATTGAGCATAAatctgaatttggtgcatctctgATTCAGATACTTAAAGCATTGTATATAAACAAAAACCTACAATAAGATCTATTTTGTTCTGTTCTGTAGACTGGATTTGTTTCTTAAGCTCTTGATACAGAAGTTCTACTTCATTTCTCAAATGAGATCCAGCTTTAACATTTTGGTCTTGATATTATCATGATGATCAAATTTCATGGAAGAATAGAGTGGAAGGCGGGAAGGTCCCAGTGGGATCCCAGATACCTGTGACATGATGTCTTTAAATTCAGCTAAGCCCCACCCTGTTGAAATGAATGAATAAGGGATGAACAAACTCAGACTGGGACATTAACATTTCATAATGACATTAACATTATAGTAAGaatacatttatcattttaaaatgatagCAACGGAGTTACACAGAAACATTGTGAAATAATGGAAGAAAAGTGTCTTTAGCAATGTGAAAAGTGGTAGAtgccaataaaaaatattcatcTATTGTGTCTACCAGGCACTTTCAGTTTGGCAAACATGCCTCAGTTTGTTTTACTTCCTGAACAATGAGCTTCATGTATAAAAAGCTGAAATACTGTTGACCAATAAACCATACTAAAGAGGCAATGGAAATTCAAAGTGATAAGTTGAATGTACAGTTACATTATATTGACCACAAATGCATGTATAAGcacatatcaactaaatgtggctACAAGATACTTGTATAATGCCTTTTATATATTTCACAGCCCAAATATTGATTACAACTTGCAACAAATACTAGATAACTGTCCGTGCTGTGTTTCATATTTCTGACTATTGCAttgtacattgttttttaaagcattcaagaATCGTTAAAAACACATCTGAAACTCATGAATAATGCTCCTAGGTGTATGAGCCCTAATAGTGGGAatccaagacaaaaaaagaatataaaaggaCCAGGGTCAGTACATTACACAAACTGAGATATAGCAATGGAGATCACAAGATTAAACAGTTGATGCAGGGTACACTATACATACCCATGTCAAACACAAAGATAAGGAATTCCTGAAGagagcactaaaaaaaaaaagaatactgttTATCTAATATGCAAAAGCAGTCATATGGATTGCAGCATTGTAAGATGGGTAGGGTAAAATGATTTGTTTGTGAAGGCTTCTCACAGACTGACACACTCTAAAATAGAGCAGCTGTTCTCTTCCGGGCCAGTTTCTTGAAGATTTCATTACTCTTCACCTGTAGCTGCTGACCCGCAGACTGGCTTAAAATATATGCGTGATCATGTTAGAAATAtgtacagatatagatatatggaCACACACAGGGATGGATAAATAAGTTgctcaccttctaaacactttttcagatcagttgttttcagatagcaCACCAGAAATAAACAGCTTtctatatttttacctttttttctaaaattgaagtttagTAATCCAGGTGTAGATTCTAAACTCTTACTATTTGCTACGTTTGTTGATACAGTTCTCATCTgcggaatattagcaactattgtatgaattataacagctgcctttaatgaaaagtagggattctgctcagcaaggtcAAGTTATAGATCACATTAGAAGGGTTTCTAAAGTTTATTGTGACccgcctcccagagctgcttcaggaAGACACACAAAGGtcaaaatgaaactttaaacttctatgtaagaaaaaatcaaaagaaaaaatagaaagcaactgaaaatgCCTATATTTCTGGTTTACTATCCAAATAACAACAGAGCTGAAAAAgtttttggaaagtgaacaatccctttagaaCTAAACATTACCTGAATCTTGCGTGCTTTCAGCAAATTTCCTTCCTCAAATGCTGCCATCATGTCACCATTTTTTTTGCCAAGATAATTATACGTGCTGTACAGGGAGACAGAAAGGAGACAGAAAGAGATTGCTCAcaggttttcattttattgaatATATTATGAAAAAGTTTACTGAAGCTGCCTTGAGATCACGCCTCTCACCTGCCAACAGCACCGTGTGCACCAAAAGCCAGAGCTCCTAGTAGTTGCTAATAACAGAAAGAAACAGGGATCTTTCATGTACCATAAACACATCATAAACATAAGAGAGATCTATTTTTAGGTACTACATGATATACAATATAGTACCTATATTTTGAAGATATAGGAAGAgaatctttttttgtgtttggaCAGGCTAATTATAATACAGCGCTAATTTCATACATCCCAGAACATATGGTGGTGTAATAATGTGTAATAACCCCACAACACATAGCagaataaatgcatatatatgtatatatatatatatatatatatatatatatatatatatatatatatatatatatatatatatatatatatatatatatatatatatatatatagcttcccTGAGCCTTCATTAAAATCTTCCCATGTTTATACATACAGTTCAGAGTTCAGTGTTGCAGATATAGTGTGTGTTTGCTGAAGGGAGATTGTCCCAAACAATGTTCTTGCATTGGGACTcaaaacttttattacaaatagTAAGTAAGCagcacaataaaaatacattggttCATAGATTATTACTCCAGTACTTCGATGTTTTAGTTCATTACATTTACTTAGGATTTTAGTGACATTATAGAGACTGATGGGAAAACATTAATCAAAGGCACAATTATATTAAGGTCCTGAAgctcaaaaacaaacaaaaagaaacaaagttatcCTAAGAAGTGTTTTTTCAATGCTAGAAAAACTTTAATTTGCCAACTAGATAATGTTCTACATGTAACTAGATGCATTtaggaaaaaatctgtttgggtttttgacaaaaaacaaaattaaaaaggaaTTACCTCGTCCACACCATAAAGACAGTCAAATTCCTTATATTCACTGACACAGAGGCTAAAATCCATAAGGTTGACATCACTAAATTTCACTCCACGAAATgatgggatatttttttttaccttcccaaGAAGTTCATATATCTGGTCTGTAAGGTACCAAAAAAATGATCATTAAAACTTCTGGCACAAACATACCGTATAGGTTAATGCAAAAAGAAATTCACCGGAGAACACAAGAAGCACTGAAAGTATCCCACTGTGTTTATTACAGAAGTTGCACTACAGATTTAGGCTGAATGAGCCTTCCTCTTCCTTAGCCTTCCTGAATTTACAGATGATAACagcaagcaaatatttaaaacaatgttaCAGTAGAATGTAACCAGTAGTTGGTGTAATTTGGGAGTAAGCCACTAGATGGAAATGCTCAATATGATGCATTATTGTGCATGTACCTGGCCACACAATGGAATGATTTAAACGTTTAAAAGTGGGGTGAAGGATTTAAATGTTCACCTACTATTATCATCTGTAAATGCACCAGAGAAAGTGTAATTTAGCCAAAACTTGAAGCACAGCATCTTCTGCTATGAAATTAATTGTGATGCTGCTTTAAATTATTTCTGTGCAGTCTGGGCAAGACTGCACAAAGTTGTGTTTTTGACCTGTTAAAGACCCTATACATGCTATTATATTATGAAGGTTTTCTAATGCATAGCATAATCCTGAATGCTGGATACATACATGTTATTCCAGTTAGCCTGGGAATGTGATAGTAATAAAATGGCAGACTTGGGGCAGCAGAGGCAACTTCCTTCAGGTACAGAACTAATGCATCTATAGGAGAGAGTCAGACAGAaagcatatatacatttaaatctgAAATAAATAAGTAAGTATGACAAGATCATCATGTTTCAGCTTGGaaacaaatccaaccaaactcccttccacaaatttattaatcatttttctcaaaaaaataaataaatcgtAGTTACAAAACTTTACAGCAAAATAAGAATCAATTCGTATCGTACAATTCATGCTccgaaaacttgattttatcgagtttgcaCTGCGAAAACGGAACCTTTtcggattattggacaaaaaccccaaatttttcggattatccagagcagagtatgatgtcaagaaacaacttcagaggcatctgccattgacttctttatgacctcgataggtttgagatggagtattttcagatttggatttttagcagctttgggataaGATAAATCGCTaaaatgtctaatttttttttccatgaaaaattagagatttcCCGTTTAAaaaccccaaccagaaaaaaatcgaggtttaataaataggccccttgttgctgaaacaaatcatttaaatccAGGATCAGATAGACAATTATAAACCCACCTCAGTGAGAATCAAGTCACAACTCTACAGAGTGCaatccccaaaacattttttgcagatGTACATGTTTGGCTTAATACAGAGACTTATCAACCAGAATTTGAGATGTACAAGGGAACTTTAAGGTCATCATAGATTACCTAAACTGGAAGGTTTGagaaatgaagggcacacagtactGATTGCATCAGCTCCACATGAAGCAGCATGGGCAGCCTGCACAAAAATACAAGTAGGGCACACAATCACATTCTATTAACTTGAAGGGAACATCTAGGAGTTTACTAATTAATTgatattacttttcctttaatcagaTTGAATCCATCCattattctttattaaattaaaaccatttaacgTTTCAAAGAGGTGTGGGAGTAGGGTCTAGTGGAAACACATTCACTTTAAGCACGTAAATGCATAAATACATAAAAGCCCAACCCACCAAGGTTCTGAAACTAATAGACACCAACTCTAATGGTACAGGACCATCTTTGGGATATCTGGAAAATGCAGAGTTGGTTAAGTGGAGATTGAATAACATTTAAGGAAGATGGAGATGCAGTTAGCTGTGAATGGGCTTACCCAATGGGTGGACCCTACActaaaacaatatagcagaacaCAGTTCTTCTCTAGGACTGTTGAtgtgctggcttctgctacattgtttcaggagtcagaataaGAACTGCTGAGAGTGTAAACAGCCAAGAAGATAATGCAACATTTTACAACTACTTGAAAACCACCGAAACTGTGTAATGGATATTTGTAAGTTTGCTTAGAGTTGGAGTTTCTTTCACTTTGCAAGAAACTGTTATTTCTATTAAGACAGCCTTCAATGTAATGATATAAAAATCAGGCTTGAGTAAACTATATATTTCAAATAACAATTAACATAATATgtgtgtagggccctatagggatacaggccctatagagttaatcttttcaccatttccttgggttattgggtagaatccctgttacagaataacctttacagtgataggctgagagatttggtgacactgctctgactcactcctatatagtgtgtgcagggagtggcctcttccttttttgcctctggatgtgattccagctggatgtgctcagggggactgagtgcaataggcccagaagaaggcatgtgtccaagtcggggaccaggaaaccccgtgaatgaggaacagatatactagggcagacttgtcatagtctctctaggagagaaaggcagagaggtgagagagaaagagcagctgagctccaacaaggatttgcagaaagggagtagcttcccagaggctgtgtgtgttgcctccagtcagggacctcagtgaagagggactgtagggtagaagctgcttgcctgacaacttccaggagggaaatgttgtactgcatttgcctgtgtactctctgtgtgagactgcctttgatctgtgtgaactctcaatatgctgttttcctcaactcctgcgtgagtactgaaacctgtggtcatttgccctttttggcatagttaaataaaccgttttctgttttactgcaagaacctcctggcgcccatcttttgttgtatgcacagtagcctgggggatgtagttgcactacaccatagagggaacacttccacatggcgaaggccctgaccctgttgtgtgaagtcgcgtgtaacccatgcttctactgctagctggacagtttaactatttgtgtgctatgcagcccaaataggtgttacatgtgCTTTTATGGGATACAACGAATAACACTCACTAGATCTTTTGAATCACTCAAGCTGAGACATCCCACGTGTACAATCACATTGTTCATTCTAAGAGAGAAGAGTCATGCAATCAGTAGATTTGGTACTATCTATTTCAACATAGACACAAGCCTTAAAAAGAGCAGAATAAGAAGTCCTTCATCATTGAGATTTCACAGTATATAAAGCAATGTGACCCT encodes the following:
- the npl.L gene encoding N-acetylneuraminate lyase A (The RefSeq protein has 3 substitutions compared to this genomic sequence) → MAFAGKRLKGLIAATFTPMTSNSDINLAAIEQYVDYLVQKQHIRNIFVNGTTGEGMSLSVHERKSLAEEWVKQARGKMNDVIVHVGCLSLSDSKDLAAHAASCGADAISTVCPSFLKPSSLDALVLYLKEVASAAPNLPFYYYHIPRLTGITYQIYELLGKVKKNIPSFRGVKFSDVNLMDFSLCVSEYKEFDCLYGVDEQLLGALAFGAHGAVGSTYNYLGKKNGDMMAAFEEGNLQKARKIQCSLQEFLIFVFDMGWGLAEFKDIMSQVSGIPLGPSRLPLYSSMKFDHHDNIKTKMLKLDLI
- the npl.L gene encoding N-acetylneuraminate lyase A isoform X1; this encodes MAFAGKRLKGLIAATFTPMTSNSDINLAAIEQYVDYLVQKQHIRNIFVNGTTGEGMSLSVHERKSLAEEWVKQARGKMNNVIVHVGCLSLSDSKDLAAHAASCGADAISTVCPSFLKPSSLDALVLYLKEVASAAPSLPFYYYHIPRLTGITYQIYELLGKVKKNIPSFRGVKFSDVNLMDFSLCVSEYKEFDCLYGVDEQLLGALAFGAHGAVGSTYNYLGKKNGDMMAAFEEGNLLKARKIQCSLQEFLIFVFDMGWGLAEFKDIMSQVSGIPLGPSRLPLYSSMKFDHHDNIKTKMLKLDLI
- the npl.L gene encoding N-acetylneuraminate lyase A isoform X2, whose protein sequence is MKCCQLTGGSRSWSTNSRVMAFAGKRLKGLIAATFTPMTSNSDINLAAIEQYVDYLVQKQHIRNIFVNGTTGEGMSLSVHERKSLAEEWVKQARGKMNNVIVHVGCLSLSDSKDLAAHAASCGADAISTVCPSFLKPSSLDALVLYLKEVASAAPSLPFYYYHIPRLTGITYQIYELLGKVKKNIPSFRGVKFSDVNLMDFSLCVSEYKEFDCLYGVDEQLLGALAFGAHGAVGSTYNYLGKKNGDMMAAFEEGNLLKARKIQGGA